A genomic window from Terriglobales bacterium includes:
- the lpxK gene encoding tetraacyldisaccharide 4'-kinase: MIGASLYRSVVAVRNYCFDHEILRARRLSWPVISVGNISVGGSGKTPFVIMLGELLRQRGIEVDVLSRGYRRATTGVLRVDPGGTPEQFGDEPLLIARKLGCPVFVGEDRFDAGLEAEETIKDSKANRVHLLDDGFQHRQLHRDLDIVLLNQEDLSDKLLPAGRLREPLSALQRADVVVVDQDFPRDQLPRGDFQVWTIERNLFVPKSARPVIAFCGIARPQRFFSALRKHGLDVREEIVFRDHHRYTPDDVARLTTARARHPGSQLITTEKDAVNLGAHAAELNSVVGPLETRLKQADEAVALMLTTISERRTSV, translated from the coding sequence ATGATCGGCGCTTCCTTGTATCGCTCTGTCGTCGCAGTGCGCAACTACTGCTTCGATCATGAGATCCTGCGCGCGCGCCGCCTGTCATGGCCCGTGATCAGCGTGGGAAACATTTCCGTTGGCGGCTCCGGTAAAACACCGTTTGTCATCATGCTCGGCGAGTTGCTGAGACAGCGCGGAATTGAGGTCGATGTGCTCTCGCGAGGCTATCGTCGTGCTACGACCGGAGTACTGCGCGTCGATCCCGGCGGCACTCCCGAGCAATTCGGCGACGAACCTTTGCTTATCGCGCGTAAGCTTGGCTGCCCTGTTTTTGTCGGTGAGGATCGTTTCGATGCGGGACTCGAAGCGGAGGAAACCATCAAAGACTCGAAAGCAAATCGAGTCCACCTGCTCGATGACGGTTTCCAGCACCGCCAACTCCATCGCGACTTGGACATTGTGCTGCTGAATCAGGAAGATCTCTCGGACAAGCTCTTGCCCGCAGGGCGCCTTCGCGAGCCTCTGTCAGCATTGCAACGAGCAGATGTTGTTGTGGTGGACCAAGACTTTCCCCGCGATCAACTACCCCGAGGCGACTTCCAGGTCTGGACAATCGAGCGTAATCTCTTTGTTCCCAAATCGGCTCGTCCGGTAATCGCGTTCTGCGGGATCGCGCGTCCGCAGAGATTCTTCTCCGCGCTGCGGAAGCATGGGTTGGACGTTCGGGAGGAGATCGTCTTCCGCGATCATCACCGTTATACGCCTGACGATGTTGCGCGGTTAACTACCGCTCGGGCGCGGCATCCCGGTTCACAACTCATCACGACCGAGAAAGATGCTGTGAATCTCGGCGCGCATGCCGCAGAGTTGAACTCTGTCGTTGGGCCTCTTGAAACTCGGTTGAAACAAGCAGACGAAGCGGTCGCTTTAATGCTGACCACAATCTCCGAGCGGCGAACAAGCGTCTGA